The Methanococcus voltae PS genome has a window encoding:
- a CDS encoding 4Fe-4S dicluster domain-containing protein, producing MSVEIIVDKEKCTGCEKCYYACPKGPRIWKKDKDGKFYAFDISDCHNCKICVGKCPVNAITINMKKDD from the coding sequence ATGTCCGTAGAAATAATTGTTGATAAGGAAAAGTGTACTGGTTGCGAAAAGTGCTATTATGCTTGTCCTAAAGGGCCACGAATATGGAAAAAAGACAAAGACGGCAAGTTCTATGCTTTTGATATTTCAGACTGCCATAACTGTAAAATATGCGTAGGAAAATGTCCCGTAAATGCAATTACTATTAACATGAAAAAAGATGACTAA
- a CDS encoding DUF531 domain-containing protein, whose translation MEEYNYEYDYKKYTKNNKNKSGNKEKNYKRCTMILYNSYDKSKWHEAHKRAIARAAPICTAFDWNLAIYDFPVDKIENLEGLESTNTEKDVIKLIETTIGGSGSYLRNLIDNNRFIVTNKYQAQFGTPIATTSKPDAKKLITPKQVLQELQKKPCGVFIGLGRHGLPKDVMKMGHYELDITEKGLSLETCTAIASIPSVLGTMAKYE comes from the coding sequence ATGGAAGAATATAATTACGAATATGATTATAAAAAGTATACTAAGAATAATAAAAATAAAAGTGGAAACAAGGAAAAAAACTACAAAAGATGTACGATGATATTGTACAATTCTTACGATAAATCAAAATGGCACGAAGCCCATAAAAGAGCAATAGCTAGGGCAGCACCAATTTGCACGGCTTTTGATTGGAATTTAGCGATATACGATTTTCCAGTGGATAAAATAGAAAATTTGGAAGGTTTAGAAAGCACCAATACTGAAAAAGATGTTATAAAATTGATTGAAACTACTATAGGCGGTTCTGGTAGTTATTTAAGAAATTTAATTGATAATAACCGATTCATTGTAACAAATAAGTATCAAGCACAATTTGGTACTCCAATAGCTACAACTTCAAAGCCAGACGCTAAAAAGTTAATAACTCCGAAACAAGTGCTTCAAGAATTGCAAAAAAAGCCTTGTGGAGTGTTTATCGGCTTAGGAAGGCATGGTTTACCTAAAGATGTAATGAAAATGGGTCATTATGAGTTAGATATTACTGAAAAAGGTTTATCTCTTGAAACTTGTACTGCGATAGCTTCAATACCTTCAGTACTAGGTACTATGGCAAAATACGAGTAA
- the iorA gene encoding indolepyruvate ferredoxin oxidoreductase subunit alpha, giving the protein MSKKELLLGNFAVARGAYEAGATVATAYPGTPSTEITEYIARYDEINSEWSTNEKVALEVAIGSSIAGSRSIVSMKHVGLNVAADPFMTVTYTGVNSGLVIAVADDPSMHSSQNEQDTRYFGMAGKCPVLEPSNSQECKDYTKMAFEISEKFDTPVILRLTTRISHSQSIVSLENRITDEEIISRPYDKNPDKYISAPANARKRRVIIEERLDKLQEFANNPKNNLINVEYNDKAIGIITSGASYQYAKEVCPNASFFKLGMVYPLPKEAITEFVNTCDKVYVIEELEPIFEKEIKSWGLNVIGKEIFPTIGELSPEIIRNCLKEAGELNSESLVTYDVQEDLPVRPPVLCPGCHHRGPFYILKKLKLNVSGDIGCYTLGGVPPLSAIDTTICMGASIGMAHGFEMAKGKEFAKKSVAVIGDSTFWHSGVTGLIDIVYNKGNSTVIVLDNSITAMTGHQENPSTGKTLKGDIAPQIDFVALGKAIGIKRVVEVDAYDLEKLEEVIKTEVNAEEPSLIITKRPCILIKGIKFEYKDLQVNSEKCNGCKLCLRIGCPAISFNNETKKAEINKSLCVGCGLCVDVCKRSAIELMEKKD; this is encoded by the coding sequence ATGTCAAAAAAAGAATTATTGCTTGGAAACTTTGCAGTAGCTCGTGGTGCGTACGAAGCAGGCGCAACTGTTGCAACAGCTTATCCTGGAACCCCGAGTACTGAAATAACCGAATATATTGCTCGATATGATGAAATAAATTCAGAATGGTCAACAAATGAGAAAGTAGCATTAGAAGTAGCCATAGGTTCATCAATAGCCGGCTCAAGGAGTATCGTTTCAATGAAACACGTTGGTTTAAACGTAGCTGCCGACCCATTTATGACCGTTACCTACACTGGAGTAAACAGCGGTCTTGTAATTGCCGTAGCTGACGACCCAAGTATGCACAGCTCTCAAAATGAGCAAGACACAAGATACTTTGGAATGGCGGGAAAATGCCCTGTTTTAGAACCTTCAAACAGCCAAGAATGTAAGGATTATACGAAAATGGCTTTTGAGATAAGTGAAAAATTTGATACTCCTGTGATTTTAAGATTAACTACAAGAATATCCCATTCTCAAAGTATTGTGTCCTTAGAAAACCGGATAACTGATGAAGAGATAATTTCAAGACCTTATGATAAAAACCCTGATAAATACATTTCTGCACCGGCAAACGCAAGAAAAAGAAGAGTTATTATCGAAGAAAGACTTGATAAACTTCAAGAATTCGCAAATAATCCTAAAAATAATCTTATAAACGTGGAATACAATGATAAAGCCATAGGTATCATAACAAGTGGTGCATCATACCAATATGCAAAGGAAGTATGTCCTAACGCTTCATTTTTTAAATTAGGAATGGTATACCCATTACCTAAGGAAGCAATAACCGAATTCGTTAATACTTGCGATAAAGTGTATGTTATTGAAGAGTTAGAACCTATTTTCGAAAAAGAAATAAAATCTTGGGGATTAAACGTTATTGGAAAAGAAATTTTCCCAACAATTGGAGAATTAAGCCCTGAAATCATAAGAAACTGTTTAAAAGAAGCTGGTGAGTTAAACTCTGAATCTTTGGTTACCTACGACGTACAAGAAGATTTACCCGTTAGACCTCCGGTATTATGCCCGGGTTGTCACCACAGGGGACCATTCTATATTTTGAAAAAGCTTAAATTAAACGTTTCTGGCGATATCGGATGTTATACATTGGGCGGCGTACCTCCCTTAAGTGCTATCGACACTACAATTTGTATGGGTGCAAGTATCGGGATGGCTCACGGCTTTGAAATGGCAAAAGGCAAAGAATTCGCGAAAAAATCCGTTGCAGTTATCGGAGATTCTACATTTTGGCACTCTGGCGTTACCGGATTAATTGATATAGTATATAACAAAGGAAATAGCACCGTTATTGTATTGGACAATTCAATAACTGCTATGACGGGTCACCAAGAAAATCCATCAACCGGTAAGACATTAAAAGGCGATATAGCCCCACAAATTGATTTTGTAGCACTTGGTAAGGCAATCGGTATTAAAAGAGTTGTAGAAGTTGATGCTTACGACTTAGAGAAACTCGAAGAAGTTATCAAAACAGAAGTAAATGCCGAAGAACCATCGCTTATAATTACAAAAAGACCTTGTATATTAATAAAAGGAATTAAATTTGAATATAAAGATTTACAAGTGAATTCTGAAAAATGTAACGGTTGCAAACTTTGTTTAAGAATCGGTTGTCCTGCAATTTCATTTAATAATGAAACTAAAAAAGCAGAAATTAATAAATCGCTTTGTGTAGGTTGCGGTTTATGCGTAGATGTTTGCAAACGTTCTGCAATTGAATTAATGGAAAAAAAGGATTAA
- a CDS encoding ZIP family metal transporter yields MIDLISNEGIHVAIMAFFIMLFGGFLAYYTNFLKESENYELFAGGFLLGASIFIMIPEGYSKYSTLYVLLGITLVILFEKYFRKLGVHHQLHVINRLNNKNAENAENPGKELKNTKDTNVNGLGKFKNKVSDKIIEIIDYDINHNESIGRKGNKNYNNSVNKSYDEKELKSSKNDSKNYTIDNIGSNTCLDCEEINSKINKEDLALKTTVKLPEEIIQKNISSLEKIYENVDVRIKYIYPISFFIHAFIDGLVIALTFIGSLGMSLYLAILLHKLPAGFALFSPLKKYYGPYTLLIGSLVSLSTVLGTFAGLWILPELPVKPLISFSAGVFIATSMLLLINPKHANIKGFYYILLGIFAVGIAVLL; encoded by the coding sequence ATGATAGATTTGATAAGCAATGAAGGAATACATGTTGCAATAATGGCATTTTTCATAATGCTTTTTGGAGGATTTTTGGCATATTATACCAACTTTTTAAAGGAATCTGAAAATTATGAGCTATTTGCAGGGGGATTTTTATTAGGGGCAAGCATATTTATTATGATACCAGAAGGTTATTCTAAATATTCTACATTGTACGTGTTACTGGGTATAACTCTTGTAATACTATTTGAAAAATATTTTAGAAAATTAGGGGTACATCATCAATTGCACGTTATAAATAGATTAAACAATAAAAATGCTGAAAATGCTGAAAATCCTGGAAAAGAATTAAAAAATACCAAAGATACTAATGTTAATGGACTAGGGAAATTTAAAAATAAGGTTTCAGACAAAATTATTGAAATAATAGATTATGATATAAACCATAATGAAAGTATCGGTCGTAAAGGTAATAAAAATTACAATAATAGTGTAAATAAATCATACGACGAAAAAGAACTGAAAAGCAGTAAAAATGACAGTAAAAACTATACAATCGATAACATTGGTTCAAATACTTGCTTAGATTGTGAAGAAATAAATTCAAAAATAAATAAGGAAGATTTGGCTTTAAAAACAACCGTTAAATTACCTGAAGAAATAATTCAAAAAAATATTTCCAGTCTTGAAAAAATATACGAGAATGTAGATGTTAGAATTAAATACATTTACCCTATTTCATTCTTCATTCACGCATTTATTGATGGTTTAGTAATTGCTTTAACATTTATTGGTAGTTTGGGAATGTCTTTATATCTTGCAATACTTTTGCACAAATTACCTGCAGGTTTTGCGTTATTCTCACCATTAAAGAAGTACTACGGACCGTATACATTATTGATTGGAAGCCTAGTTTCTCTTTCAACAGTATTGGGAACTTTTGCAGGGCTTTGGATATTACCCGAATTACCTGTTAAGCCTTTGATATCTTTTTCAGCAGGTGTGTTTATAGCTACGTCTATGCTTTTACTAATTAATCCAAAACACGCAAATATAAAAGGATTTTACTACATATTATTAGGTATTTTTGCAGTTGGAATTGCCGTACTACTTTAA
- a CDS encoding helix-turn-helix domain-containing protein, which yields MGSEVKAKIYVYLRMYGESTVDDIAEGTGIYPSTVRESIFEMFNEDHVFRKKMDREGLGKKPYVYSSIDPVDLVKEISVEIEGKLNDLALIDKKISDKKVKAVKPIVSINVK from the coding sequence ATGGGTAGTGAGGTCAAAGCTAAAATATACGTATACTTAAGAATGTACGGTGAAAGTACGGTAGATGATATTGCAGAAGGAACTGGTATATATCCTTCAACCGTTAGGGAATCAATATTTGAGATGTTCAACGAAGACCATGTATTTAGGAAAAAAATGGACAGGGAAGGCTTGGGTAAAAAACCGTATGTTTATTCATCAATTGACCCGGTTGACCTTGTAAAAGAAATATCTGTTGAAATAGAAGGTAAATTAAACGATTTAGCATTGATAGATAAAAAAATATCTGATAAAAAAGTTAAAGCCGTAAAGCCGATTGTTTCAATTAACGTTAAATAA
- a CDS encoding indolepyruvate oxidoreductase subunit beta, whose product MNILIAAVGGQGAVLASKVLGKLAQNIGKDVKVSEVHGMSQRGGSVVAHVKFGDKIYSPVVERGSADIVLAFELLEGARYVDYLKEDGILISNTQKINPMPVIIGAVDYPEDITQKMAEKNINTKFVNAMDLAKESGNIKTVNTVLIGLLAKNSPISKDEWVKAIKETVPERFLDVNLKAFEMGYNLN is encoded by the coding sequence ATGAATATATTAATTGCTGCTGTTGGGGGTCAGGGTGCCGTATTAGCTTCTAAAGTACTTGGGAAGTTAGCCCAAAACATCGGAAAAGATGTTAAAGTATCTGAAGTTCATGGAATGTCACAAAGAGGCGGTAGTGTAGTCGCACATGTTAAATTCGGCGATAAAATATATTCGCCTGTAGTAGAAAGAGGCTCCGCAGATATCGTTTTAGCCTTCGAATTACTTGAAGGTGCTAGATACGTTGATTATTTAAAAGAAGACGGCATATTGATATCTAATACTCAAAAAATAAATCCAATGCCTGTTATTATTGGAGCGGTTGATTATCCCGAAGATATTACGCAGAAAATGGCTGAAAAAAATATAAATACAAAATTTGTTAATGCTATGGATTTGGCAAAGGAATCAGGTAATATAAAAACAGTAAATACTGTTTTAATCGGGTTACTTGCAAAAAATAGCCCTATTTCCAAAGATGAATGGGTAAAAGCTATTAAGGAGACCGTTCCTGAAAGATTTTTAGACGTAAATTTAAAAGCTTTTGAAATGGGATATAATTTAAATTAA